The following coding sequences lie in one Peromyscus maniculatus bairdii isolate BWxNUB_F1_BW_parent chromosome 3, HU_Pman_BW_mat_3.1, whole genome shotgun sequence genomic window:
- the Ccnd2 gene encoding G1/S-specific cyclin-D2, with the protein MELLCCEVDPVRRAVPDRNLLEDRVLQNLLTIEERYLPQCSYFKCVQKDIQPYMRRMVATWMLEVCEEQKCEEEVFPLAMNYLDRFLAGVPTPKTHLQLLGAVCMFLASKLKETIPLTAEKLCIYTDNSVKPQELLEWELVVLGKLKWNLAAVTPHDFIEHILRKLPQQKEKLSLIRKHAQTFIALCATDFKFAMYPPSMIATGSVGAAICGLQQDEEANTLTCDALTELLAKITHTDVDCLKACQEQIEAVLLNSLQQFRQEQHNGSKSVEDLDQATTPTDVRDVDL; encoded by the exons ATGGAGCTGCTTTGCTGCGAGGTGGACCCGGTCCGCAGGGCTGTGCCGGACCGCAACCTGCTGGAAGACCGCGTCCTGCAGAACCTGTTGACCATCGAGGAGCGCTACCTCCCGCAGTGCTCCTATTTCAAGTGCGTGCAGAAGGACATCCAGCCGTACATGCGCAGGATGGTGGCcacctggatgctagag GTCTGTGAGGAACAGAAGTGTGAAGAGGAAGTCTTTCCTTTGGCCATGAATTATCTGGACCGCTTCTTGGCCGGAGTCCCGACTCCTAAGACCCATCTTCAGCTCCTGGGCGCAGTGTGCATGTTCCTGGCCTCTAAGCTCAAAGAGACCATCCCGCTGACCGCGGAGAAGCTGTGCATTTACACCGATAACTCCGTGAAGCCCCAGGAGCTGCTG GAGTGGGAACTGGTGGTGTTGGGCAAGCTGAAGTGGAACCTGGCTGCAGTCACCCCTCACGACTTCATTGAGCACATCCTGCGCAAGCTCCCCCAGCAGAAGGAGAAGCTGTCTCTGATCCGCAAGCATGCGCAGACCTTCATCGCTCTGTGTGCTACCG ACTTCAAGTTTGCCATGTACCCACCATCGATGATCGCAACCGGAAGTGTGGGAGCAGCCATCTGTGGGCTTCAGCAGGATGAAGAAGCAAACACACTCACGTGTGATGCACTGACCGAACTGCTGGCCAAGATCACCCACACTGATGTG GATTGTCTCAAAGCCTGCCAGGAGCAAATCGAGGCTGTGCTGCTGAACAGCCTGCAGCAGTTCCGTCAAGAGCAGCACAATGGATCCAAGTCCGTGGAAGATCTGGACCAAGCCACCACGCCTACAGATGTTCGGGATGTTGACCTGTGA